A portion of the uncultured Draconibacterium sp. genome contains these proteins:
- a CDS encoding ABC transporter permease — translation MLRFKIKLAFRNLLKNKLYSSLIIGGFAIGFTACILIALFYSSEHNVDKHFARHEKIYRLYDAKRNESGLDYKINAVIAEHYPDVETACPLGFSYFPITLKDSETRNYTRVEYIISTNNNFFDVFSIPVLSSMEEKPFSQLNSAVITESVAKKLFGDENPLGRTIKEEFFTATVTAVMQDLPENSSFKAELLLNSENEDFQMAQACDNGVCIFPTEHFLLLKNDIDPDDFSVKMNASIGQFNTTTDSLALQSLSDIYLSPQKLGWTDEHTKGNSKMLFIFMAIAILIILLSSINYLNYTVSMQYAKMKEIGINKTNGAGKPHLLVDSLIEVTLGILIALTISVVLVSLLLPTTGTLFGREIHLADVNLQHLLPVILGTIACIIFLNSLAPIYILSRFNITDFLQGGRRRNGKQFGKQLMLTFQLTVSIALIAIVMLIFKQLQYVKHYDLGFNEEHLLRIELPWLSENQTALRNEFSDLPFVSGSALSNGYPGHINMSMGSGVEDDEFMVECIYVTENFLETMGVQLLDGRNFLSGDKGKACLMNEAAIKRYGWENIDGKKFNNGREGGYNLVGKVNNFNVESLHSTLSPVALIYESDREYNTLSLRLIPGNVGQQISELRKVWGRLLPEDPMEFAFYDDQFQAMYVKEDKLAKSITFFSIIAIVLTCMGILGQIFLISLNRTKEIGVRKVNGATVSEILVLLNKDFVIWVVVALVIATPIAYYAMNKWLENFAYKTTLSWWIFALAGVLALGIALLTVSWQSWRAATRNPVEALRYE, via the coding sequence ATGCTACGATTTAAAATAAAACTGGCATTCAGGAATTTGTTGAAGAATAAGCTGTATTCATCGCTTATTATTGGTGGGTTTGCCATAGGTTTTACAGCCTGTATTTTAATTGCCTTATTCTACAGCTCTGAGCACAATGTGGACAAACACTTTGCCCGGCACGAAAAAATTTATCGTTTGTACGATGCTAAAAGGAATGAATCGGGACTCGATTACAAAATCAATGCTGTGATTGCGGAACACTACCCGGATGTTGAAACAGCCTGCCCACTTGGTTTCTCTTATTTTCCGATCACGCTTAAAGATTCTGAAACACGAAATTACACGCGCGTAGAGTATATTATCTCCACGAATAATAACTTTTTCGATGTATTTTCAATACCCGTTTTATCCAGCATGGAAGAGAAGCCTTTTAGTCAGTTGAACTCGGCAGTAATTACCGAGTCGGTGGCTAAAAAACTTTTCGGAGATGAGAATCCGCTGGGAAGAACAATTAAAGAAGAATTTTTTACAGCAACGGTTACCGCTGTTATGCAGGATTTGCCCGAAAATTCGAGTTTTAAAGCAGAGTTGCTTTTGAACAGCGAGAATGAGGACTTTCAGATGGCGCAAGCATGCGATAACGGTGTTTGTATATTTCCAACCGAGCACTTTCTCTTGTTAAAAAATGATATCGATCCTGATGATTTTTCGGTCAAGATGAATGCCTCTATCGGGCAATTCAATACCACTACCGACAGTCTGGCGCTGCAAAGTTTATCCGATATTTATCTTTCTCCGCAAAAATTGGGTTGGACAGATGAGCATACCAAAGGCAATTCAAAAATGCTGTTCATTTTTATGGCAATTGCTATTCTGATTATTCTTCTTTCCAGCATTAATTACCTCAATTACACGGTTTCAATGCAGTATGCGAAAATGAAAGAAATTGGCATCAACAAAACCAATGGTGCAGGGAAACCACATTTGCTCGTTGATTCGCTGATTGAAGTTACCTTAGGAATTTTAATTGCACTGACCATTTCAGTTGTGTTGGTGTCGCTGCTTTTACCGACAACCGGAACCTTATTTGGAAGAGAAATCCATCTTGCCGATGTTAATCTTCAACATTTGCTGCCTGTTATTCTGGGCACCATAGCTTGCATTATTTTTCTGAACAGTTTAGCACCTATCTATATTTTGTCGCGCTTTAATATTACCGATTTTCTGCAGGGAGGACGGAGAAGAAATGGTAAACAATTTGGGAAACAGCTTATGCTCACCTTTCAGCTAACGGTTTCCATTGCCCTGATTGCAATTGTGATGCTCATTTTTAAACAACTGCAGTATGTAAAACATTATGATTTAGGTTTTAACGAGGAACACCTGTTGAGGATAGAACTTCCTTGGCTGAGTGAAAACCAGACGGCTTTGAGAAATGAATTCAGCGATCTTCCTTTTGTGTCAGGCAGTGCATTGAGTAACGGTTATCCCGGGCATATTAATATGAGTATGGGAAGTGGGGTGGAAGACGATGAATTTATGGTTGAATGTATTTATGTAACTGAAAATTTCCTGGAAACAATGGGCGTTCAGCTGCTTGATGGAAGAAATTTTTTGTCGGGCGATAAAGGAAAAGCCTGTTTAATGAATGAAGCTGCAATAAAACGTTATGGTTGGGAAAATATTGATGGCAAAAAATTTAATAATGGCAGAGAAGGCGGCTACAATTTAGTGGGTAAAGTGAATAACTTTAACGTGGAATCACTGCATTCTACTTTAAGTCCGGTTGCCTTGATTTATGAATCAGACCGTGAGTATAATACGCTTTCACTGCGACTGATTCCCGGAAACGTTGGACAACAAATTAGTGAACTTCGGAAAGTTTGGGGACGCCTGTTACCGGAAGATCCTATGGAATTTGCGTTTTACGACGACCAGTTTCAGGCCATGTATGTAAAAGAAGATAAACTGGCAAAGTCAATCACTTTCTTTTCAATAATTGCAATTGTACTTACATGCATGGGAATTCTGGGGCAAATCTTCCTGATAAGTTTAAACCGGACCAAAGAAATTGGTGTGCGTAAAGTAAACGGAGCAACTGTTTCTGAGATTTTGGTTCTGCTAAATAAAGATTTTGTGATTTGGGTAGTGGTGGCTTTGGTTATTGCCACTCCAATCGCATACTACGCCATGAATAAATGGCTCGAAAACTTTGCTTATAAAACCACTTTAAGCTGGTGGATTTTTGCTCTTGCTGGAGTGTTGGCTTTGGGAATTGCATTGCTGACCGTGAGCTGGCAGAGTTGGAGGGCAGCAACGAGGAATCCGGTTGAGGCTTTACGTTATGAATAA
- a CDS encoding ABC transporter permease, which produces MFKIYFIRELRSLIQNKYVSVLKISGLIIGLWVFMVAGYYVLHETSFDSFQDSAGNKFSIEAQDRFGEDYFQFPLPYVLCGSLSNRYPEVVKNTSFNSKTTSIYIKNENTVIKSGYDEIGFVEKNFFDFFNFSFVAGSAEESFSSPNPLIISEDIARKSFGKVDVIGTPVTLIVEDQLLNYTITGIIKNPASNSNVSYHWIGSLSHYLQAQGKMDYKSDWNYQCKNFIELAPGTDLSAFTAKLTQDYVRLAQLEDAPTLLLTTLNKLHVNLRLIIFITLGVLILLISIINYVLLNTIEKTQQIRYWGIEKVSGAGKIHLLMKNVISIIIYAFIAIIIAFGLFKLTLPYFPNFVGSEVPFNAIIDLKKIFIGAIICSLSIITLSSVINQIISGNVKPIEILQNKLSKGKTSKILFNSLLTFQLIAFIALISASVLIRKQLLFMQESDLGFNKESLISMNIAPDDVHAYQVFKEELRKNPSIKNVAGTNNLPLTKYSMIYGEEFTDSMGNQQIKTTEFINVDNDYFNTMEINFIQGNDFDENDKNQCIVNQTLVKERGVKDPLNETIKLGGTAYRICGVIDDFHNKSMQMSIMPFVAHYNPDNISHVIVRFSGNPDESIALMKEAAKKYFPNTIFEYEFFDQRIKAAYNSERRFSNIIHLLTALSILIAVLGLLGVSYFSSLLRIKEIGIRKVNGAKISEILAMLNKDFVKWVAIAFVIATPTAYYAMNKWLENFAYKTTLSWWIFVLAGVLALGIALLTVSWQSWRAATRNPVEALRYE; this is translated from the coding sequence ATGTTTAAAATCTATTTTATCCGGGAATTAAGGTCTCTAATTCAGAATAAATATGTTTCTGTATTGAAGATCAGTGGATTAATAATTGGCCTTTGGGTTTTTATGGTAGCCGGTTATTATGTATTACACGAAACGAGTTTCGATTCCTTTCAGGATTCCGCAGGGAATAAATTTAGTATAGAAGCCCAGGACAGATTTGGGGAAGATTATTTTCAGTTTCCTTTGCCTTATGTTCTTTGTGGATCGTTATCCAACCGTTATCCTGAAGTGGTTAAAAACACGAGTTTTAATAGTAAAACGACCTCTATTTATATTAAAAATGAAAACACTGTAATTAAATCGGGGTACGACGAAATAGGCTTTGTTGAAAAAAACTTCTTCGATTTCTTCAACTTCAGTTTTGTTGCAGGGAGTGCAGAAGAAAGCTTTAGCTCACCGAATCCGTTGATTATATCGGAGGACATTGCGCGAAAAAGTTTCGGAAAAGTTGATGTTATCGGTACTCCTGTTACACTTATCGTAGAAGATCAACTTCTTAACTACACAATTACCGGTATTATTAAAAACCCGGCAAGCAATTCAAATGTCAGCTATCATTGGATTGGAAGTCTTTCGCACTACTTGCAGGCTCAGGGCAAAATGGATTATAAATCGGATTGGAACTACCAGTGTAAAAACTTTATTGAACTGGCTCCAGGAACAGATTTATCTGCTTTTACAGCAAAACTTACACAGGATTATGTTCGGCTCGCCCAATTGGAAGATGCGCCAACACTATTATTAACCACACTTAATAAGTTGCATGTTAATTTGCGCTTAATAATTTTCATCACATTGGGTGTTCTTATTCTTCTCATATCAATAATTAATTATGTTCTTTTAAATACAATTGAAAAAACACAACAAATTCGTTATTGGGGAATAGAGAAAGTTTCAGGCGCTGGAAAAATTCATCTATTGATGAAGAATGTAATATCTATTATCATTTACGCCTTTATTGCAATTATCATCGCATTTGGATTGTTTAAGCTTACATTACCATACTTCCCCAATTTTGTTGGCAGCGAGGTACCATTCAATGCTATAATTGACTTAAAAAAGATCTTTATAGGGGCAATCATTTGTTCTTTGTCCATTATTACCCTTTCATCGGTTATCAATCAAATAATTAGCGGGAATGTAAAACCCATTGAAATTCTTCAAAATAAGCTGAGCAAAGGAAAAACCAGTAAAATTCTTTTTAACTCACTTCTGACATTTCAACTGATAGCATTTATTGCTTTAATTTCTGCTTCGGTACTAATTCGGAAACAGCTATTATTTATGCAGGAAAGCGATCTAGGATTTAATAAAGAATCATTAATATCAATGAATATTGCACCTGACGATGTTCATGCTTACCAGGTATTTAAGGAAGAACTTCGAAAAAATCCAAGCATCAAAAATGTCGCCGGAACCAACAATCTCCCGCTTACAAAATATAGTATGATTTACGGCGAAGAATTTACTGACAGTATGGGGAATCAACAGATAAAAACAACTGAGTTTATTAATGTTGATAATGATTATTTTAATACAATGGAGATAAATTTCATTCAGGGCAATGATTTTGACGAGAATGATAAAAATCAATGCATCGTTAATCAAACCCTGGTTAAAGAACGCGGAGTAAAAGATCCCTTGAATGAAACAATTAAGCTGGGAGGAACAGCTTACCGGATTTGTGGCGTTATCGACGATTTTCACAACAAGTCGATGCAAATGTCAATAATGCCATTTGTTGCCCATTACAATCCTGATAATATATCTCATGTCATTGTTCGCTTTTCCGGTAATCCTGACGAATCAATTGCTCTTATGAAAGAAGCGGCAAAAAAATATTTTCCCAATACTATTTTTGAATATGAGTTTTTTGATCAGCGAATCAAAGCAGCTTATAATTCAGAAAGGAGGTTCAGCAATATTATTCACCTTTTAACTGCACTTTCGATATTAATTGCAGTACTTGGATTGCTTGGTGTTTCCTATTTTTCTTCTCTTTTAAGGATTAAAGAAATCGGCATTCGAAAAGTGAATGGCGCCAAAATCTCCGAGATACTTGCCATGCTAAACAAAGACTTTGTAAAATGGGTGGCCATTGCGTTTGTTATTGCTACACCAACTGCTTATTACGCCATGAATAAATGGCTTGAAAACTTTGCCTATAAAACCACTTTAAGCTGGTGGATTTTTGTACTGGCAGGAGTGTTGGCTTTGGGAATTGCATTATTAACGGTGAGCTGGCAGAGTTGGCGGGCGGCTACACGAAATCCTGTTGAGGCACTAAGGTATGAATAA